In Oncorhynchus tshawytscha isolate Ot180627B linkage group LG01, Otsh_v2.0, whole genome shotgun sequence, the genomic stretch gtactaagtaaaggacctgaatacttatgtaaatgtgatatttcatttttaattttttattaaaaaaaaaaaaagttgactgtgcctttaaacagcttggaaattccagaaaatgatgtcatggcttttgaagtttctgataggctagttgacataatttgagtcaattggaggtgtacctgtggatgtatttcaaagcctaccttcaaactcagtgcctctttgcttgacatcatgggaaaatcaaacgaaatcagccaagacttaagaaaaaaaacattttagaccttcacaagtctggttcatccttgggagcaatttccaaacacctgaaggtaccacattcatctgtacaaacaatagtgcgcaagtataaatgccatgggaccacacagccgtcataccgctcaggaaggagacgcgttctgtctcctagagatgaacgtactttggtgcggaaagagcaaaggaccttgtgaagatgttggaggaaacaggtacaaaagtatctatatccacagtaaaacgagtcctatatcgacataacctgaaaagccgctgagcaaggaagaagccactgctccaaaacctccataaaaaaagccagactacggtttgcaactgcacattgggacaaagattgtactttttggagaaatatcctatggtctgaaataaaaatagaactgtttggccataatgaccatcgttatgtttggaggaaaaaggggaggcttgcaagccgaagaacaccatcccaaccgtgaagcacggagatggcagcatcatgttgtgggggtgctttgctgcaggagggactggtgcacttcacaaaatagatggcatcctgaGGAAAAAGTTATGtagatatgttgaagcaacatctaagGAGAGTAGCATCAGGTCTGAAcattctccatttatagaccatttgtcttactgtggactgatacacatcaaggcttttagagatacttttgtaacctttcccagctttatgcaagtcagcaATTCTTAGCTTTAAGAGAAGTCAATTGCCTAGgggttcaaatactttttccaACTTACAAATCAAAtcgaagtttatttgtcacgtgcgccgaatacaacaggcattacagtgaaatgcttggttacaggctctaaccaattgtgcgaaaaaaaggtatgtgtgtgtgtgtgtgtaggtaagtaaagaaataaaacaacagtaaaaagacatttgaaaacagtagcaaggctatgtaCAGACACCTGTtggtcaggcttattgaggtagtatgtacatgtaggtattgttaaagtgactgtgcatatatgatgaacagagagtagcagtagcgcaaaaagaggggttggcgggtagtgggacacaatgcagatagtccggttagccaatttgcgggagcactggttggtcagcccaattgaggtagtatgtacatgaatatatagtgtggcaaacctcttcaaggttaggagcgtttgtcacaaattaagtggtaaactgtcaccaaatcacccaagaatgagagttctttcgaacaggacagtacctgtgtgtttgtttctccgtcctggtccacccaggccgtaggcgaggtcaaggatagcagggttcggtacacgaatcgtgttctcggtaggtccaggtccaaacgccaacaggtaagtccaaaacaatccagctcatacacggtaaatccagccaatctctattgtctctttctctattgttcatagATCCTtccaggactctctctctctcttcctggtttttcttgaccctttatctgtgggtcggctccaccttctgagggttccccttgcttctgggacttgtagttttggcggttggccattttgtgatctgtagttctgacaggggtggccattttagtgatcgggcagagaccgtttattagttctgctctcacatatctgccatttatcattcaacccccttctttgccacaataggtaaagtgactatgcatatatgataaacagagagtagcagcagcgtaaaagaggggttggggggtagTGGGAcacttatggcttggaggtaaaaactgttgagaagcctttttgtcctagacttggcactccggtaccgcttgacatgcggtagtagagagaacagtctatgactggggtggctggggcctTTGACAATtgttatggccttcctctgacaccacctggtgtagaggtcctggatggcaggcagctttgccccagtgatgtactgggcattacgcactaccctctgaagtgccttgcggtcggaggctgagcaattgACATACCAACCAGTGCTGCAACCAGGTAGGTTGCTCtccatgttgcagctgtagaaccttttgaggatctcaggacccatgccaaatatttttagtttcctgagtgggaataggctttgtcgtgccctctttaccactgtcttggtgtgtttggaacattctagtttgttgttgatgtggaccccaaggaacttgaagctctcaacctgctccgctACAGCCCCATcggtgagaatgggggcatgctcagtgctccttttcctgtagtccacaatcatctccttagtcttggttacgttgagggataggttgttattctggcaccacccggccaggtctctgacctcctccttatagactgtctcatcgttgtcagtgagtGTTTAAATTCTGTaatcaatatagacaagaaaatacAATAATTAGTGGTATTTGTTttagcacactatgtttgtctattgttgtgacttagatgaagaccagatcaaatttgatgaccaatttatcagaaatccaggtaattccaaagggttcacatactttttctttccactatatatactgtattctcttctactgtatttagtctatgccactctgacaatgctcatcctaatatttatatatcccttaattccattattttacttttaggtttgtgtgtattgtgtgtattgttgtgaattgtataatattgctgcactgttggagctaaaaacacaagcatttcgctacacccgcaataacatctgctaaacatgtgtatgtgaccaataaaatctgatttgaacctgtacaccacacacacacatgaacacacacacacatgcggtaAGGTCAGGTTAGCCCCTCGGGTGGTCTGTCACATAGTCaagtgtgctccctctctggcccctaggtcaccaggctgtttgttatggtgcacacctgtcaccatcgttacgtgcatttgcgcataatgacactcacctggactctatcaCCTCCATGATTTCCTACCCTttctatgtccctccctttggtttcttccccagttgtcattgtttctgtttcagtttcatgtctgtgcgttgtttttgtttcttgttttgtattatgttttcatttatttattaaattattCACTCCCTCAACTTGCCTCCCGACTCCCAGCGCACACGTTGTAGAATGATGATTCAACAAAGGGAAGTATCAGGGAGTGTTTttaattttttgtgtgtgttggaggtgATGTTCTGTCTGGGGGTTGGAGCCGGAGCTACCTGGGAGGTCTCAGCCAGTTTGTCAGATTCCCATGCCTTGGCGGGTTCGACGGgttcccctgcctcagctggctcaaGGGGTTTCCATACCGCAGCTGGCTCGACaagctcccatgcctcagctgggtgAACAGGTTCCTGTGCCTCGACCGAGGCCAGCGGGGTGGTCTTagccggctcatcaggctctcaCTCCTCAGCCGGTTTGTCAGGTTTCTGCACCTCAGCGGAGGCGACTGGTACTGTCGCGCATGCTCTCTCTCCGACGCTCTAGGTCGCCATGCTCCCACGCCTCAGTTGGATCAACAGGTTCACGCGCCTTAGCAGAGGTGACCGGTcagctcctgatccccgggatcgtcatCTTGGTCATCTTGGTACTGTcaggtgtgctccctctccggcctctaggtcaccaggctgctcgttatggagcacacctgtcaccatcgttgcGCGCATctgcgcataatgacactcacctggagtgTCATtatccatcacctccttgattacctgccctttatttgtcactccctttggtttcttccagcgttgttcgtgtttcttgttttgtattatcttttcatttatttataaaaaatttCACTcgctgaacttgcttcccgactcctagcacacacattacacacattcaCAGGCTCGAATCTCACCTCTTTATTGTCTGTGAGGAGAAAGAAAACCTGAGTGGCTGGGTGACGCGAAGCTCTGAATGGGAACTTGTGAGTAGATTGCCATGAAGATACAGTGGATTTGTTACAGTGTGTGAACAGAAGGAGGGAGACACTGAGGATACAGTCTGAGCGAGATGGTTATGTTCATGATCTATAAAGCTTATACTAGACAGAGTACTGAGTGCTGTGTGCTCTTGCGCACACAGCACATACACTCGTACACACAGCCGGCATCCTTCTACTCCCCACATGCACATGCAGACAAATTGATTGGTAGTTTTGGGTAAATTAAATGGGATAGTAGATAGAGgaacctctatctctatctcctatCCAGAAAATCGGACGGTCCTTATTCATGAATCCTGCTTGTTGGGCTATTTATATCGAGGGGtagcgagagtgtgtgtgttcatgcatgtgtgtgtgcgtgcgtgaaagCGTGTGTGTTTAAATCTAAGTTGATTTGTTTTACTGTGTTACTGCCTGCTTACGTCAGATTAAATGGCTTTGCATCATAAAGGTAATTGAGGTGTAGATTATTTGAAACAACATTATGGTTAGATGGTATCATCGCTAAGCCTGGGCTGCTTTACTATTTTCCAtcaacgcacacacatacatggatCAATCAGAGTAGAAGCGATAAAGAGGAGATGGAACAGTTAACTATCTCCCATCGTCCCCCTACTTCCCAACCGCACCCCTCCGCGTCCCTCTGCTTCCCTCTTGTCTTTGACGTCACTGTGCTTGGGCAGCCAATCAGGTTCCTGAGTCACACCAACCACCTCTCCTtcgcccctcctcctcctctctgtctctttaaaccTCAAAGGCTgtggaaacacaacacacaatgtGCTGCCGCCACTGGGAGGGCGGACGGATGCAATGcagaacacacaccacaccacgcaCCAAACACATCGAGACAGAGTAAGTGGATCCTCTTGCAGAGAGACTGCATACGAAGCCAGAGctcatatctctttctctctctccctttctctttctgtctgaatctgtttttgtttgtctctttgttttctctgtgtctgacttcatcagtctctctccccatctccatctctttttATTTCTCTGGATAACTTCTCCATTTCCcccttcactctctgtctcccttctgcctctctgtctttctccatatATCTCAGTGTCTCCCTCCTGAtctcttctccctgtctttcaCCCTCCAGGCACAAGCTGTCTCCTGACGACAACAACAGAGAACGCAGCAGCCCCTGTAGTAACAGAAAGAAGAGATCCACCAGAAGAacccctctcactcctctcctctccctaggaCCGCAGCTCTGAAATGGGCTGCTCCTCGGGACGCCAACCCCCGGCCCTGGTGCTTCAACCAGACCTGGACTGTGGCAGCAGCATACCTCCGGAGTCTCCCCATAGAGGGGACCTGGTCCAACCCCCAGAGTCTCTCTCCACACTAGAACGACTAGCCCAGGCCACTGGCGGCACGGAGAAGTCTTGGTACCGCTGTGTGTTCCCATTTGGGGTGATCTCCCTGGTGATTGGTGTGGCGGGGACAGGGGTCACCTTCATGTATAACACGCCAGACCTGCACCAGACCAAAGTGGTGTCCATGGTGTTGCTGGTGGTTGGGATGGTCATGCTGTTGATGGCGGCAGTCTGCTGGAGGGACCACAGGCTgaagagaaggaagaagaaggagggagggttcTTCTGCTCTGAACAGGGCACCTTGTGAGgtttggaggaggaagagagatgtatggaacagagacacagacagatgaaaggatggatggatggaaaggTTGAAAATCTGTGAGGTCTCAACCTGCCACATGCTTCAGCGAGACGCTAGATTTCAGGGTGGTGGAGAGGGTTGAGAGTTCCTATATCTTCTTTCTCTTGTTTGGAAATATAACCTCCTCCTTCTTTACTTTTTTACCAGGCCCCATGTCTCTGAGGAGGTTTACTTTGTTTTTCACTATGTGGAGGAGGGAGGGCGGTGTTTTCAGGGTTTCAAGTTCAGAGAGTTCTGTCAACGGTTAACCGTAGACCCTGATAACCTACTGTAGCAGTAAGATGTCCCATCAGAACGATGAAATCAGACTTTGGGTGTGtaccaaatgacaccatattccctacatagtgtataccctattccctacattgtgcatAGTGTAGGGAATTGGATGCCATTTTGGCCCAGCATTTGTGTCCACACTTTTCATTCATAGTGATTTACGAATTTCTGCTTTCCCCTTCAGTTGACTTCGCAGTTTCCTAAAAATGAGGACATCACTGGATCTGCCACAGAATGGGCTGAGATGTTACATTTTTACCAGTGGTTCTTTTTCCTGCCGTGTCAGTAATAAATTGTGATGAATtgacttgcgtgtgtgtgtaaccgatgtaaaatggctagctagttagcggtggtgcgcgctaatagcgtttcaatcggtgacttcacttgctctgagaccttgaa encodes the following:
- the LOC112253233 gene encoding transmembrane protein 100-like; translation: MGCSSGRQPPALVLQPDLDCGSSIPPESPHRGDLVQPPESLSTLERLAQATGGTEKSWYRCVFPFGVISLVIGVAGTGVTFMYNTPDLHQTKVVSMVLLVVGMVMLLMAAVCWRDHRLKRRKKKEGGFFCSEQGTL